The following are from one region of the Biomphalaria glabrata chromosome 12, xgBioGlab47.1, whole genome shotgun sequence genome:
- the LOC129922144 gene encoding myosin-4-like isoform X1 → METRLTLTAQFISDGRALGYDGERLERYVAEQKVEYERAKKEEFERETARLEREERLKKEAKAEEERLRKEAQAEEKARLEREERLRREAKAEEERLRREAKADEAARHEREERARREEHERWKERDAREELKRKDELELARLKEKSAPEAGAVVGQAVEVRQTSVLDRLDKNFQGMKEEDDLLAYLTHFEAVAARCKIESKEWALLLSYKLTTPLKNFMLRDSLFLSDKYEDVKTALLRHADINAETCRKRFHRVKPRQNDFRGYVTERRTALDNWCKMAEVGKTVDEIKDLLIKDGILENVSGEVYRQLVLNKQNTVENMLDIIEGFKVANSGASLAKEESVYVAAACGEAVNRGPAVERKVIVCFGCGMKGHKSVECPQRSPVANSTPVADGRSKKAPATPANSHPNRNVSLGRYRRQFDGSGRRIRGTSTRRQSYDVEGRPPDNGYGRSGGTGAYAPRPNYNNRTFGPPIRYR, encoded by the exons ATGGAGACGAGGTTGACTCTAACCGCCCAGTTCATCAGTGACGGCCGTGCTCTCGGGTATGATGGTGAGAGGTTGGAGAGGTATGTGGCAGAGCAGAAGGTTGAATACGAGAGAGCCAAGAAGGAGGAGTTTGAACGAGAGACGGCTAGGCTTGAGCGAGAGGAGAGATTGaagaaagaggcgaaggcagaagaGGAGAGATTAAGGAAAGAGGCGCAGGCTGAGGAGAAAGCCAGACTTGAGCGTGAAGAGAGGTTGAGAAGAGAGGCGAAGGCGGAGGAAGAGAG GTTGAGAAGAGAGGCGAAGGCAGATGAGGCCGCCAGACATGAACGAGAGGAGAGGGCCAGGCGTGAGGAACACGAGAGGTGGAAGGAGAGAGATGCTAGAGAGGAGCTCAAGAGAAAAGATGAACTGGAGTTGGCACGGCTTAAAGAGAAGTCGGCGCCAGAGGCAGGTGCAGTGGTAGGTCAGGCAGTTGAGGTGCGACAAACGAGTGTCTTGGACAGGCTAGACAAGAACTTCCAAGGCATGAAGGAAGAGGACGATCTTCTGGCGTACCTGACGCACTTCGAGGCCGTGGCAGCAAGGTGTAAGATTGAGAGTAAAGAGTGGGCCCTACTGTTGTCCTACAAACTGACGACACCTCTCAAAAACTTTATGTTGAGGGACAGTCTGTTCCTCAGCGACAAGTATGAGGATGTCAAAACGGCACTTCTCCGCCACGCAGACATTAATGCGGAGACATGCCGCAAAAGGTTCCACCGGGTCAAACCACGGCAGAATGACTTCCGTGGGTATGTGACTGAGCGGAGGACCGCGCTGGACAACTGGTGCAAAATGGCCGAGGTAGGAAAGACAGTAGATGAGATCAAAGATCTCTTGATTAAAGACGGGATACTTGAAAATGTTTCAGGGGAGGTCTATCGACAACTTGTTCTAAACAAGCAAAACACTGTGGAGAACATGTTAGACATTATAGAGGGGTTTAAAGTCGCGAATTCGGGGGCGTCGCTTGCTAAAGAAGAAAGTGTTTATGTGGCGGCGGCGTGTGGCGAAGCAGTGAATCGTGGCCCGGCCGTTGAAAGAAAAGTGATTGTTTGCTTCGGGTGTGGCATGAAAGGCCACAAGTCAGTTGAATGCCCTCAACGTTCGCCAGTAGCGAACTCCACCCCTGTTGCGGATGGAAGGTCTAAGAAAGCACCCGCAACCCCTGCAAACTCTCACccaaatagaaatgtttcattagggCGTTATCGGAGGCAATTTGACGGTAGTGGGCGCAGAATCCGCGGCACGAGCACGAGACGGCAAAGTTATGACGTGGAGGGGCGTCCGCCTGATAACGGATACGGAAGGTCAGGTGGTACAGGGGCGTACGCACCGAGACCCAACTATAACAACAGAACCTTTGGCCCACCGATTAGATACAGGTGA
- the LOC129922144 gene encoding uncharacterized protein LOC129922144 isoform X2, which yields METRLTLTAQFISDGRALGYDGERLERYVAEQKVEYERAKKEEFERETARLEREERLKKEAKAEEERLRKEAQAEEKARLEREERLRREAKADEAARHEREERARREEHERWKERDAREELKRKDELELARLKEKSAPEAGAVVGQAVEVRQTSVLDRLDKNFQGMKEEDDLLAYLTHFEAVAARCKIESKEWALLLSYKLTTPLKNFMLRDSLFLSDKYEDVKTALLRHADINAETCRKRFHRVKPRQNDFRGYVTERRTALDNWCKMAEVGKTVDEIKDLLIKDGILENVSGEVYRQLVLNKQNTVENMLDIIEGFKVANSGASLAKEESVYVAAACGEAVNRGPAVERKVIVCFGCGMKGHKSVECPQRSPVANSTPVADGRSKKAPATPANSHPNRNVSLGRYRRQFDGSGRRIRGTSTRRQSYDVEGRPPDNGYGRSGGTGAYAPRPNYNNRTFGPPIRYR from the exons ATGGAGACGAGGTTGACTCTAACCGCCCAGTTCATCAGTGACGGCCGTGCTCTCGGGTATGATGGTGAGAGGTTGGAGAGGTATGTGGCAGAGCAGAAGGTTGAATACGAGAGAGCCAAGAAGGAGGAGTTTGAACGAGAGACGGCTAGGCTTGAGCGAGAGGAGAGATTGaagaaagaggcgaaggcagaagaGGAGAGATTAAGGAAAGAGGCGCAGGCTGAGGAGAAAGCCAGACTTGAGCGTGAAGAGAG GTTGAGAAGAGAGGCGAAGGCAGATGAGGCCGCCAGACATGAACGAGAGGAGAGGGCCAGGCGTGAGGAACACGAGAGGTGGAAGGAGAGAGATGCTAGAGAGGAGCTCAAGAGAAAAGATGAACTGGAGTTGGCACGGCTTAAAGAGAAGTCGGCGCCAGAGGCAGGTGCAGTGGTAGGTCAGGCAGTTGAGGTGCGACAAACGAGTGTCTTGGACAGGCTAGACAAGAACTTCCAAGGCATGAAGGAAGAGGACGATCTTCTGGCGTACCTGACGCACTTCGAGGCCGTGGCAGCAAGGTGTAAGATTGAGAGTAAAGAGTGGGCCCTACTGTTGTCCTACAAACTGACGACACCTCTCAAAAACTTTATGTTGAGGGACAGTCTGTTCCTCAGCGACAAGTATGAGGATGTCAAAACGGCACTTCTCCGCCACGCAGACATTAATGCGGAGACATGCCGCAAAAGGTTCCACCGGGTCAAACCACGGCAGAATGACTTCCGTGGGTATGTGACTGAGCGGAGGACCGCGCTGGACAACTGGTGCAAAATGGCCGAGGTAGGAAAGACAGTAGATGAGATCAAAGATCTCTTGATTAAAGACGGGATACTTGAAAATGTTTCAGGGGAGGTCTATCGACAACTTGTTCTAAACAAGCAAAACACTGTGGAGAACATGTTAGACATTATAGAGGGGTTTAAAGTCGCGAATTCGGGGGCGTCGCTTGCTAAAGAAGAAAGTGTTTATGTGGCGGCGGCGTGTGGCGAAGCAGTGAATCGTGGCCCGGCCGTTGAAAGAAAAGTGATTGTTTGCTTCGGGTGTGGCATGAAAGGCCACAAGTCAGTTGAATGCCCTCAACGTTCGCCAGTAGCGAACTCCACCCCTGTTGCGGATGGAAGGTCTAAGAAAGCACCCGCAACCCCTGCAAACTCTCACccaaatagaaatgtttcattagggCGTTATCGGAGGCAATTTGACGGTAGTGGGCGCAGAATCCGCGGCACGAGCACGAGACGGCAAAGTTATGACGTGGAGGGGCGTCCGCCTGATAACGGATACGGAAGGTCAGGTGGTACAGGGGCGTACGCACCGAGACCCAACTATAACAACAGAACCTTTGGCCCACCGATTAGATACAGGTGA